A genomic region of Polynucleobacter necessarius contains the following coding sequences:
- a CDS encoding glycosyltransferase family 2 protein — translation MPALSVILITRNEEANLEACLASLEGIAQQIVVVDTNSSDRTLEIAKSHGAQVSQPADWPGFGPQKNRALDLATGDWVLSIDADERLTPALRSEILTAIHHSAHVDCFAIPRLSWYCGRFIRHSGWHPDYVDRLFKRGTARFSDDLVHERLIPNGQVAKLENPLLHYSFMNYSQVLQKLDRYSTASAQQAFAKGKTSSPLKAVLHGAWAFFRTYILRAGFLDGPQGFALAVSNGQGTYYRYIKLWQLNQDAGK, via the coding sequence ATGCCCGCCTTATCAGTCATACTCATCACCCGCAATGAAGAGGCCAATCTGGAAGCCTGTCTGGCCTCTCTGGAGGGGATTGCCCAGCAGATCGTGGTCGTTGATACCAATAGCTCAGACCGCACCCTAGAAATCGCTAAAAGCCATGGGGCCCAGGTCTCCCAGCCGGCTGACTGGCCAGGTTTTGGCCCCCAGAAAAACAGGGCTTTGGACCTGGCAACGGGTGACTGGGTTTTATCGATAGACGCCGATGAGCGCCTCACTCCAGCCCTCAGGTCCGAGATTCTGACTGCCATTCACCATAGCGCCCATGTGGATTGCTTTGCTATCCCTCGCCTATCTTGGTATTGCGGACGCTTTATTCGTCATTCAGGTTGGCACCCCGATTATGTAGATCGTCTTTTTAAAAGAGGGACCGCCCGCTTTTCTGATGATTTGGTACATGAGCGGCTCATACCTAATGGCCAAGTGGCAAAACTTGAAAACCCCTTGTTGCACTACAGCTTCATGAATTACTCGCAGGTATTGCAAAAACTAGATCGCTATTCGACTGCTTCCGCACAGCAGGCATTCGCCAAAGGCAAAACTAGCTCTCCTTTGAAGGCAGTACTTCATGGTGCCTGGGCTTTTTTCCGGACGTATATCTTGCGCGCCGGCTTCTTAGATGGTCCTCAGGGATTTGCATTGGCGGTATCCAACGGCCAAGGAACTTACTATCGCTACATTAAGCTGTGGCAACTGAATCAGGATGCAGGCAAATGA
- a CDS encoding glycosyltransferase family 2 protein, giving the protein MATESGCRQMISILLATYNWPQALKLCLESLATQTDQQFEIIIADDGSTDSTKRVIESFKESHSISITHLWQEDQGFRKTKILNEAIAAAHGSYLIFLDGDCIVQPDFIANHRALAQKNYLITGSRILLNETLTKELLSWSTWDFARFCSNLIGKRLNGGINKYWPLKIKLGNGSWRDYKKFVWRRIKGCNMACWKADAESINGFDESMTGWGHEDADFVFRLQRHHIQRKSGSWSTEVLHLFHKIHDRSNAAENARRVREKILTKAI; this is encoded by the coding sequence GTGGCAACTGAATCAGGATGCAGGCAAATGATTTCGATTTTGTTGGCGACCTATAACTGGCCGCAAGCACTGAAGCTTTGCCTAGAATCACTTGCCACACAAACTGATCAGCAGTTTGAGATCATCATCGCTGACGATGGATCTACAGACAGCACCAAGCGGGTGATTGAGTCATTTAAGGAGTCGCACTCTATTTCCATTACCCACCTGTGGCAAGAAGATCAGGGCTTTCGGAAAACGAAGATTTTGAACGAAGCCATCGCAGCAGCACACGGTAGCTATCTCATTTTTTTGGATGGTGATTGCATTGTGCAGCCAGACTTTATTGCAAACCACCGAGCTCTCGCCCAAAAGAATTATTTGATTACCGGTAGTCGCATCTTGCTCAATGAAACACTCACCAAAGAATTACTTTCTTGGTCCACATGGGATTTTGCGCGCTTTTGCTCGAACCTCATAGGCAAGCGTTTGAACGGTGGAATTAATAAATACTGGCCGCTCAAAATCAAACTAGGCAATGGCTCATGGCGTGATTACAAAAAATTTGTCTGGCGCCGCATTAAAGGTTGCAATATGGCCTGCTGGAAAGCCGATGCTGAAAGCATTAATGGATTCGATGAAAGCATGACCGGCTGGGGTCATGAAGACGCTGATTTTGTATTTCGTTTACAGCGTCACCACATCCAACGCAAATCAGGCTCTTGGTCAACCGAAGTACTGCATCTCTTTCATAAAATCCACGATCGGAGCAATGCCGCCGAAAATGCCCGTCGCGTGCGCGAAAAGATTCTAACTAAAGCCATCTAA
- a CDS encoding glycosyltransferase family 9 protein, whose translation MSSHSTLKPKKVLFIATRQIGDVLITTPLISKARELWPDAEFHFLGYRGKVDMLHGNPDISEIIETSDRPSFGEYLSLFNRLFQRYDLAVVTQPSDRAYIYGLVAAFRRVGVLGGHPQGKDAKDKSKRNKSDKQNVWKKFICMHTVDVDYFKQHVITEKLRLLENFFRSPAELFSKPISVTPPAGEPLTPQITNALNQPYVVIHPGPLTAYKRWPLAHWQQLIAWLVKAGYQVVLSASPAKQDVQLNHDIVSLLDDETRNKVIDAAGKLSIPQVGTLLRSAALYIGVDTSITHLAAACNTPTITLFGATPPTNFGPWPNGFVGEQPYQLRARTQTVGNVTILQGPGECVPCRKAGCLDKADSNSECLDLLESSQVIAAVEKVLQD comes from the coding sequence ATGAGTTCTCATTCCACGCTCAAGCCAAAAAAAGTATTGTTTATTGCTACTCGGCAAATTGGCGATGTGCTGATTACCACCCCACTCATTAGCAAAGCCAGAGAGCTTTGGCCGGATGCCGAGTTTCATTTTCTAGGCTACCGCGGCAAGGTTGATATGTTGCACGGCAACCCAGATATCAGCGAAATCATCGAAACATCAGATCGTCCCAGCTTTGGTGAATATCTCTCACTCTTTAACCGCTTGTTTCAACGTTATGACTTAGCTGTTGTGACACAACCTAGTGATCGCGCATACATCTATGGCTTGGTGGCCGCCTTTAGAAGGGTTGGCGTGTTGGGTGGGCACCCTCAGGGCAAGGATGCCAAAGATAAGAGCAAAAGAAATAAGAGCGATAAGCAAAATGTCTGGAAGAAATTTATCTGCATGCATACCGTAGATGTCGATTACTTTAAACAACACGTCATCACTGAAAAACTGCGATTGCTAGAGAATTTCTTTAGAAGCCCTGCGGAACTATTTAGCAAACCCATCTCCGTCACACCGCCTGCTGGTGAGCCCCTAACCCCACAAATAACCAACGCACTGAATCAACCTTATGTAGTGATTCATCCGGGGCCATTAACCGCCTATAAACGCTGGCCTTTAGCGCATTGGCAACAACTCATTGCCTGGTTAGTTAAGGCTGGTTACCAAGTTGTATTGAGCGCATCTCCAGCAAAACAAGATGTGCAATTAAATCACGATATCGTTTCTTTGCTAGACGATGAAACGCGCAACAAAGTTATTGATGCTGCCGGAAAACTATCTATCCCGCAGGTAGGCACTCTATTGCGCAGTGCGGCGCTGTATATCGGTGTAGATACCTCCATTACCCATTTGGCAGCGGCTTGCAATACGCCGACCATTACCTTGTTTGGGGCAACTCCGCCAACGAATTTTGGCCCATGGCCTAATGGCTTTGTGGGCGAACAACCCTATCAATTGCGGGCTCGCACTCAAACCGTAGGTAACGTCACGATTCTGCAAGGCCCAGGCGAATGTGTACCCTGTCGCAAGGCAGGCTGCCTTGATAAAGCGGATAGTAATAGTGAATGCTTGGATCTCTTAGAGTCAAGCCAAGTGATTGCTGCAGTTGAAAAGGTTTTGCAGGACTAA
- the dnaE gene encoding DNA polymerase III subunit alpha produces the protein MASPRFVHLRIHSEFSITDGVVRIDDAVAAAVKDEMGALAITDLSNLFGLVRFYTAARSSGIKPIAGADVWVSNPQDPDQPHRLLLLVQNHSGYLNLCELLSRASLDNQSRGRAEVDSAWFSEPAAKAEDKVAKRTLSYGLIALSGARMGEVGTALLAGQEDQAKIIARRYEKLFPDSFYIEVQRGGNPQDEKQLQLACHLANELDLPVVATHPVQFMQRSDFTAHEARVCIAEGELLGNPRRTKKFNDEQYFLTQEEMEKRFADLPAALENSVEIAKRCNLSLVLGQPRLPDFPTPPGITLNDYLLQQSEIGLKRHMERNFPDPQEREKEMTRYQERLVFEVKTISQMGFPGYFLIVADFINWAKNNGVPVGPGRGSGAGSLVAYSLGITDLDPLRYNLLFERFLNPERVSMPDFDIDFCQHGRDRVIQYVKDKYGKDAVSQIATFGTMAARAAIRDVGRVLEQGYNFVDGIAKLVPNKPGQYMTIEMAKKEEKQLAEREKNEDEVRQLLSLAQQLEGMTRNVGMHAGGVLIAPGRLTDFCPLYTQESKDQDSSSVISQFDKDDVEAIGLVKFDFLGLTTLTILAAAERWIKALHADRRDWNIGEIPLDDEKAFDVLKRANTVAVFQLESRGMQGMLREAKPDRFEDIIALVALYRPGPMDLIPDFIERKHGRQKVKYPDPRIEPILRETYGIMVYQEQVMQMAQMIGGYSLGGADMLRRAMGKKKPEEMAQHRKIFSDGAKAGGISEGKANEIYDLMERFAGYGFNKSHAAAYALLAYQTAWLKAYYPAEFMAANLSLAMDDTDKVKILYDDCLTNNIRVFSPDINTGVYEFTPLRAPDAAPDSPISHVRYGLGAVRGTGEAAIEVIVKAREEGGPFKDLFDFCARVDRRQVNRRAIEALMRAGAFDSLYRDSVPAGGNLYDIRSTLLASLARAIEAAEQAEASIHQVSLFDVAGEENRHLPELVREPIWSEKKRLQEEKTALGLCLTGHMFDAYREETSHFIRQPLSKVTEGKDQLITGIITSARMLTGQRGRMMIATIDDGTAALEVTLYSEVYEPNRSWLKEDELLVAKVNVTPDKFSGGMRVVSEAVMDITGARMRFARNVHVCIDSAIDLKMLRSQIGPYLMANRVRDPKFGAPTPPTPGSNEGVKGLLLTAAVTTSGGACLMQFPEELRIYPDDACLQSLNQILASKQKDPVQVQYH, from the coding sequence ATGGCTTCACCCCGTTTTGTACATCTTCGCATTCATTCCGAGTTTTCAATTACGGATGGAGTCGTGCGCATTGATGATGCGGTTGCCGCAGCCGTCAAAGATGAAATGGGCGCCTTAGCCATTACGGATTTAAGTAATTTATTTGGTTTGGTGCGTTTTTATACTGCAGCCCGCTCCAGCGGCATTAAGCCGATCGCTGGTGCTGACGTTTGGGTGAGCAATCCCCAGGACCCAGACCAGCCTCACCGTTTATTACTTCTGGTGCAAAACCATTCGGGCTATCTCAATTTATGCGAACTGCTCAGTAGGGCGTCTTTAGATAATCAATCGCGTGGTCGAGCTGAAGTGGATTCAGCATGGTTTAGTGAGCCTGCTGCTAAAGCAGAAGACAAAGTAGCTAAACGCACTTTATCTTATGGTTTGATTGCGCTCTCTGGTGCGCGCATGGGTGAAGTGGGCACTGCGCTATTAGCGGGCCAAGAAGATCAAGCTAAGATTATTGCAAGACGCTATGAAAAATTATTCCCAGATTCATTTTACATAGAAGTACAGCGTGGCGGAAATCCTCAAGATGAGAAGCAGCTACAACTAGCATGTCACCTCGCTAACGAATTAGATTTACCAGTAGTGGCAACGCACCCAGTGCAATTTATGCAAAGAAGCGACTTTACGGCGCATGAAGCACGGGTTTGTATCGCTGAAGGGGAGTTGTTAGGCAACCCACGCCGCACCAAAAAGTTTAATGATGAGCAGTATTTCCTCACCCAAGAGGAGATGGAAAAGCGCTTTGCAGATTTACCAGCCGCATTAGAAAACTCCGTAGAAATTGCTAAGCGTTGCAACCTCTCTTTAGTCTTGGGTCAGCCACGCCTGCCAGATTTTCCGACGCCACCTGGCATTACGTTGAACGATTATTTATTGCAGCAATCGGAAATTGGTTTGAAGCGCCATATGGAACGCAACTTCCCAGATCCCCAAGAGCGTGAAAAAGAAATGACGCGCTATCAAGAGCGTTTGGTTTTTGAGGTGAAGACGATTTCTCAAATGGGCTTCCCGGGTTACTTCTTGATCGTTGCAGACTTTATTAACTGGGCCAAAAACAATGGCGTGCCTGTTGGTCCAGGCCGTGGATCTGGAGCGGGCTCCTTAGTAGCGTATTCACTTGGCATTACCGATTTGGATCCATTGCGCTACAACTTACTCTTTGAGCGCTTCTTAAATCCAGAGCGGGTATCCATGCCCGACTTTGATATCGACTTTTGTCAGCACGGCCGTGACCGTGTGATTCAGTACGTAAAAGATAAGTACGGCAAGGATGCGGTAAGTCAGATTGCTACCTTTGGAACGATGGCTGCTAGAGCGGCGATCCGTGACGTTGGTCGCGTGCTGGAGCAGGGTTATAACTTCGTCGATGGCATTGCTAAGTTGGTTCCGAATAAGCCAGGTCAATACATGACCATTGAAATGGCGAAAAAAGAAGAGAAACAATTGGCGGAACGCGAAAAGAATGAAGATGAAGTGCGTCAACTGCTTTCATTGGCGCAACAACTTGAGGGTATGACTCGCAACGTCGGTATGCACGCTGGTGGCGTATTGATTGCGCCAGGACGCCTCACAGATTTTTGCCCGCTCTACACGCAGGAAAGTAAAGATCAAGACAGTAGCTCTGTCATTAGTCAGTTCGATAAGGACGACGTCGAAGCGATTGGTTTAGTGAAGTTCGACTTCTTGGGCTTGACCACCTTAACGATTTTGGCTGCAGCAGAGCGTTGGATTAAAGCTTTGCATGCTGATCGTAGAGATTGGAATATCGGCGAAATCCCACTGGATGATGAAAAAGCCTTTGATGTTCTAAAGCGTGCCAATACAGTCGCAGTATTCCAGCTAGAAAGCCGCGGCATGCAGGGCATGCTTCGTGAGGCTAAGCCTGACCGCTTTGAAGACATTATTGCCTTGGTGGCTTTGTATCGCCCAGGTCCAATGGACTTGATCCCAGACTTTATTGAGCGTAAACATGGGCGTCAAAAAGTTAAGTATCCAGACCCTCGTATTGAGCCAATTCTACGTGAGACCTACGGCATCATGGTGTATCAAGAGCAGGTGATGCAGATGGCGCAGATGATTGGTGGCTACTCATTAGGTGGCGCCGATATGTTGCGTCGTGCGATGGGTAAGAAAAAACCAGAAGAAATGGCGCAGCATCGCAAGATCTTTAGTGATGGTGCAAAAGCAGGCGGCATCTCTGAAGGCAAGGCAAACGAGATTTATGACTTGATGGAGCGCTTTGCGGGCTACGGATTTAATAAATCCCATGCTGCTGCTTATGCACTCTTGGCGTATCAAACCGCCTGGTTGAAGGCCTATTACCCTGCAGAATTTATGGCGGCCAACTTATCGCTCGCCATGGATGACACCGATAAGGTGAAGATTCTGTATGACGATTGCTTGACAAATAATATTCGTGTTTTCTCGCCTGATATCAACACGGGCGTGTATGAGTTCACACCATTGCGCGCACCGGATGCTGCACCTGATTCTCCTATTAGCCATGTTCGCTATGGTTTGGGCGCGGTTAGGGGAACGGGGGAGGCTGCAATTGAGGTCATCGTTAAAGCGCGTGAAGAGGGTGGGCCCTTTAAAGACCTGTTTGATTTCTGTGCCCGCGTAGATCGCCGTCAAGTCAATCGTCGCGCTATTGAGGCCTTGATGCGCGCTGGCGCTTTTGATAGCCTTTACCGTGACTCAGTGCCAGCCGGTGGGAATTTATACGACATTCGCTCTACATTGCTCGCCTCATTGGCTAGAGCGATTGAGGCTGCAGAACAAGCGGAAGCCTCGATTCATCAAGTGAGCTTATTTGATGTAGCTGGCGAAGAAAATCGCCATCTCCCAGAATTGGTCCGTGAGCCAATCTGGTCTGAGAAGAAACGTCTGCAAGAAGAAAAGACCGCTTTAGGTCTTTGCTTAACGGGGCATATGTTTGATGCTTATCGTGAAGAGACATCACACTTTATTCGTCAGCCATTATCAAAAGTAACTGAAGGTAAAGATCAGTTGATTACCGGCATTATTACCTCGGCGCGTATGTTGACTGGTCAGCGTGGCCGCATGATGATTGCCACCATCGACGATGGGACTGCTGCACTCGAAGTCACTTTATATAGTGAAGTTTATGAGCCAAATCGCTCATGGCTGAAAGAGGATGAATTACTCGTTGCTAAAGTAAACGTTACGCCCGATAAATTCTCTGGTGGTATGCGAGTTGTATCCGAGGCCGTGATGGATATAACGGGGGCTCGTATGCGTTTTGCACGTAACGTTCACGTATGCATTGATTCAGCCATTGATTTGAAAATGCTCCGCAGCCAAATAGGCCCGTATTTGATGGCTAATCGTGTGCGTGACCCGAAATTCGGTGCTCCAACCCCACCAACACCGGGTTCTAATGAGGGTGTCAAAGGCTTGCTGCTTACTGCCGCCGTGACTACCAGTGGGGGTGCTTGCTTAATGCAGTTCCCCGAAGAGTTGCGCATCTATCCAGATGACGCTTGCTTACAAAGCCTTAATCAGATTCTGGCTTCCAAACAAAAAGATCCTGTACAGGTTCAGTACCACTAA
- a CDS encoding DEAD/DEAH box helicase — protein MTNTATKINSSPGVGDAATPNTVSETSAASVPAPVTITFADFGLDPKIQKAVLEQGYNTPTPIQAQSIPHVLAGSDLMGAAQTGTGKTAAFVLPIIQKILRHASNSASPARHPIRALVLTPTRELAVQVAENAASYSKHTDLRAAVVYGGVDMKEQVAILRNGVEILIATPGRLLDHIGSKVANLSQVEILVLDEADRMLDMGFLPDLQRIINLIPAQRQTLLFSATFSPEIKKLAQSYLRTPVTVEVARQNAAADTVKQVVHMVASADKQRAIVKVLEARTRAGLSRQCIIFTNSRLGCAKLSRALERDGIKAGAIHGDKSQGERTLTLDAFKSGAIEALVATDVAARGLDIPDMPCVINYELPYNAEDFIHRIGRTGRAGSKGNAIALVDVSEKRLLDDIEKLMKRKLDVKPLPEGAPSQSRPSSSSSSSTPAKMSGPFFYMPYEPGSAPAASAQSAKPEEKKVGITPAKPAVGALLGGFKKK, from the coding sequence TTGACAAATACTGCTACTAAAATAAATTCTTCTCCGGGGGTTGGCGATGCCGCTACTCCCAATACCGTTAGCGAAACTAGCGCTGCTAGCGTTCCCGCTCCAGTCACAATTACTTTTGCTGACTTTGGCCTAGATCCGAAAATTCAAAAAGCGGTTCTTGAGCAGGGATATAACACTCCCACTCCAATTCAAGCTCAATCTATCCCGCACGTATTAGCGGGAAGTGATTTGATGGGCGCAGCACAAACCGGTACAGGCAAAACCGCCGCCTTTGTATTGCCGATCATTCAAAAGATTTTGCGTCACGCTAGTAACAGTGCTTCACCGGCACGTCATCCTATCCGCGCTCTAGTCTTAACGCCTACACGCGAGTTAGCCGTGCAGGTGGCTGAGAATGCTGCCAGTTATTCCAAACATACGGATTTACGCGCTGCGGTTGTGTATGGCGGCGTGGATATGAAAGAACAAGTTGCGATCCTGCGTAATGGCGTAGAGATTCTGATTGCTACCCCAGGACGTTTACTCGATCACATTGGCTCTAAGGTTGCCAACTTATCTCAGGTAGAGATTTTGGTGTTGGACGAAGCTGACCGTATGCTCGACATGGGTTTCTTGCCCGATCTGCAACGCATCATCAATTTGATTCCTGCGCAAAGACAGACTCTGTTGTTCTCTGCAACTTTCTCTCCAGAAATCAAAAAGCTCGCTCAAAGTTATTTGCGCACTCCGGTAACGGTAGAGGTGGCACGTCAAAACGCTGCTGCCGATACGGTAAAGCAGGTTGTGCACATGGTTGCTTCTGCTGACAAGCAGCGCGCGATTGTTAAAGTTTTGGAAGCCCGCACACGTGCTGGTTTATCACGCCAATGCATTATCTTTACGAACAGCCGTTTGGGTTGTGCAAAATTATCCCGTGCTCTTGAGCGCGATGGCATTAAAGCGGGTGCGATTCATGGTGATAAGAGTCAGGGTGAGCGCACTTTAACTTTAGATGCCTTCAAATCTGGTGCAATCGAAGCGCTAGTAGCAACTGACGTTGCTGCGCGTGGCTTGGATATTCCAGATATGCCTTGCGTGATTAATTACGAATTACCTTATAACGCAGAGGACTTTATTCACCGCATCGGCCGTACAGGTCGCGCGGGTAGCAAAGGTAATGCGATTGCTTTGGTGGATGTCAGCGAGAAGCGTTTGCTCGACGATATTGAAAAGTTGATGAAGCGTAAGCTGGACGTGAAGCCTTTGCCTGAAGGTGCACCTTCACAAAGTCGCCCATCATCCAGTAGCTCGAGCAGTACACCGGCAAAAATGTCTGGCCCCTTCTTCTATATGCCTTATGAGCCGGGTTCAGCACCTGCAGCATCAGCGCAATCAGCAAAGCCTGAAGAGAAAAAAGTGGGTATTACGCCCGCCAAGCCTGCAGTTGGTGCTTTATTAGGCGGCTTTAAGAAAAAGTAG
- a CDS encoding GlcG/HbpS family heme-binding protein — protein sequence MATKPYLTQADVQKILDAANKYAAANNLAVTIAVCDDGGHMMGLIRRDGCAPLSAYIAQEKARTAAMGKRETRVYEEIINNGRHAFLSAPHVSGMLEGGVNIEVNGFTIGAVGVSGVKSAEDAETAKAGIAAIM from the coding sequence TTGGCTACTAAACCTTACTTAACTCAAGCTGATGTTCAAAAGATTTTGGATGCAGCAAACAAATATGCCGCCGCAAACAATTTGGCGGTGACTATTGCTGTTTGTGATGACGGTGGTCACATGATGGGCTTAATTCGTCGCGATGGTTGCGCTCCTTTGTCTGCTTATATTGCACAAGAAAAGGCACGTACCGCTGCAATGGGTAAACGCGAGACTCGTGTTTACGAAGAAATTATTAATAATGGTCGCCATGCTTTTTTATCTGCCCCGCACGTATCAGGCATGTTAGAGGGTGGCGTCAATATCGAGGTAAACGGGTTTACCATCGGCGCAGTCGGCGTTTCCGGCGTTAAATCTGCGGAAGATGCTGAGACCGCTAAGGCCGGCATTGCCGCCATCATGTAA
- a CDS encoding FAD-binding oxidoreductase, translating to MNKPLDLKELMVDQAQLAKRLRQETSGEVMTDSASRRRYATDASIYQAMPVAVFVPKTAQDIASAIQIAAELSVPVLPRGGGTSQCGQTTGAALVIDNTKYFRNVLDLNLDKGYVEVEPGIVLDHLNGSLKQHGLWYPVDVSTAGQATIGGMAGNNSCGSRSIAYGNMVHNVLGIDAWLANGQVAQFGNYANS from the coding sequence ATGAATAAGCCCTTAGACCTTAAAGAACTCATGGTGGACCAAGCCCAACTGGCTAAGCGCTTGCGTCAGGAGACCTCTGGTGAAGTAATGACTGATAGTGCTAGTCGCAGGCGTTATGCAACCGATGCCTCAATCTACCAAGCGATGCCTGTTGCAGTCTTTGTTCCAAAGACTGCACAAGATATTGCAAGCGCTATTCAGATAGCTGCAGAACTGAGCGTTCCTGTCCTGCCTCGCGGAGGCGGCACTAGCCAATGCGGTCAAACTACTGGTGCAGCACTCGTTATTGATAACACCAAATACTTCAGAAACGTTTTAGATCTCAATCTTGATAAAGGATATGTAGAAGTTGAGCCCGGAATCGTACTCGACCATCTGAATGGCTCACTCAAGCAACATGGTCTTTGGTATCCGGTGGATGTTTCTACTGCGGGACAAGCCACTATTGGCGGCATGGCAGGCAACAACTCTTGCGGTAGCCGCTCGATTGCTTATGGCAATATGGTGCACAACGTATTAGGAATAGATGCCTGGCTTGCCAATGGTCAAGTAGCGCAATTTGGTAACTATGCCAACAGTTAG
- a CDS encoding FAD-binding oxidoreductase, with product MPTVSSGAAKELGDFVKNLAHTLTPEIEAHFPKVLRRVAGYNLAIFNPQSELPYTQDGSVNLAPLPQHKVLGIVNFASFYKAMDSAQHIVKLGPTAVELVDRTMIDLARSNPSFKKTIETALIDHTAQTPEAILLVEFSGEAHASLLEKLKALQELMSDLGLPGSVVAMPDANLQKNLWEVRKAGLNIMMSLKGDGKPVSFIEDCAVPLESLADYTQALTDVFSKYGSRGTWYAHASVGTLHVRPILDMRRDGAQKMCAVAEEASALVRKYKGAYSGEHGDGLCRGEWISWQFGPKITEALAEIKYAFDPGKIVNPPKMDDSINFRFPPSYKVIPLQPALDWSAWNVQNDPVTEETTAPGTGGDPQQWDWLKQWRCAIATAVTVSLTLK from the coding sequence ATGCCAACAGTTAGTTCTGGTGCTGCAAAAGAGCTGGGTGATTTTGTAAAAAATCTAGCCCATACCCTAACACCTGAGATTGAGGCCCATTTTCCAAAAGTATTAAGACGGGTAGCGGGATATAACCTCGCTATCTTCAACCCCCAAAGTGAATTGCCTTACACCCAAGATGGCAGCGTCAACCTAGCCCCTTTGCCGCAACATAAAGTGTTGGGCATTGTGAACTTCGCTAGCTTTTACAAGGCAATGGATAGCGCTCAGCATATTGTGAAGCTCGGCCCTACTGCTGTTGAGCTCGTTGATCGCACGATGATTGACTTGGCACGCAGCAACCCCAGCTTTAAGAAAACCATTGAAACCGCTCTTATTGATCACACGGCCCAAACACCTGAAGCAATCTTGTTAGTAGAGTTTTCTGGTGAAGCACATGCGTCCTTACTGGAAAAGCTAAAAGCCTTGCAAGAATTGATGAGTGATTTAGGTTTACCTGGCTCTGTAGTGGCTATGCCGGATGCAAACTTGCAAAAGAACTTATGGGAAGTGCGCAAAGCTGGCTTAAATATCATGATGAGCCTCAAGGGTGACGGTAAGCCGGTCAGCTTTATTGAAGACTGCGCTGTACCGCTCGAGAGCTTGGCCGATTACACCCAGGCGCTGACGGATGTGTTTTCTAAATATGGTTCACGTGGCACCTGGTACGCTCACGCATCCGTAGGCACATTGCATGTGCGCCCTATTTTGGATATGCGTAGAGATGGCGCACAGAAGATGTGTGCCGTTGCAGAAGAGGCATCCGCATTGGTTCGCAAGTACAAAGGCGCCTATAGCGGCGAGCATGGTGATGGCCTCTGTCGTGGCGAGTGGATCTCTTGGCAGTTTGGCCCCAAGATCACTGAAGCCCTCGCAGAAATTAAATACGCATTTGATCCAGGCAAGATTGTGAATCCTCCGAAGATGGATGACTCCATCAACTTTAGATTTCCGCCAAGCTATAAAGTGATTCCACTGCAACCAGCGCTCGATTGGTCGGCATGGAATGTGCAGAACGATCCAGTGACCGAAGAAACCACTGCGCCCGGTACAGGCGGCGACCCACAGCAATGGGATTGGCTAAAGCAGTGGAGATGTGCAATAGCCACTGCCGTAACCGTAAGTTTGACGCTGAAGTAA
- a CDS encoding AzlC family ABC transporter permease translates to MSSADQPFIDPSEIALEGSAAERFKNRHDAFWSSIRDAAGAPALVLFAGMVGFDIWFTSATSLFMFALPGQVVLLEMAITGSSAIAIALAVTLTATRFITMTVTLFPQFHHQDRNRSLYASVHLLAMTAWAISMREFHSIETRHRLSYFVGLGLVCWLISVPGTILGYFLAGMVPPPVTLGLVFINPLFFLLTFTEVKPWINRIAILMGCIFGPIFFFIDRDTSLLTAGLVAGTHHRLLY, encoded by the coding sequence ATGTCATCTGCAGACCAACCATTTATTGACCCTAGTGAAATCGCATTAGAAGGATCTGCGGCTGAGCGCTTTAAAAATCGTCATGATGCATTTTGGTCTAGCATTCGCGATGCCGCTGGTGCCCCTGCATTGGTTCTCTTCGCAGGCATGGTTGGTTTTGATATTTGGTTTACATCTGCAACGAGCTTATTTATGTTTGCCCTCCCTGGGCAAGTGGTGTTGCTGGAAATGGCTATTACCGGTTCCTCTGCTATTGCGATTGCCTTGGCGGTCACGTTAACGGCCACCCGTTTTATTACGATGACGGTGACGCTCTTTCCGCAGTTTCATCATCAGGATCGAAATCGAAGTCTCTATGCTTCTGTGCACCTCTTAGCTATGACTGCTTGGGCTATCTCGATGCGTGAGTTTCATTCAATCGAAACGCGCCATCGCCTTAGCTACTTTGTAGGTCTTGGCTTGGTGTGTTGGCTAATTTCTGTTCCAGGAACAATTTTGGGTTATTTCTTGGCGGGAATGGTGCCTCCCCCTGTAACCTTAGGGCTTGTATTTATTAATCCTTTGTTCTTCTTGTTGACCTTTACTGAAGTAAAGCCCTGGATTAATCGAATTGCTATTCTGATGGGATGCATTTTTGGACCAATATTTTTCTTTATCGACCGTGATACTAGTTTGCTAACCGCTGGTTTGGTCGCTGGCACGCACCATCGCTTACTTTATTGA